In the Cololabis saira isolate AMF1-May2022 chromosome 7, fColSai1.1, whole genome shotgun sequence genome, one interval contains:
- the LOC133447402 gene encoding piggyBac transposable element-derived protein 3-like, with protein sequence MAASGAGPASQRGMTVSSFYGKAGTKMRERMRVIEEIPASSSDSDSDSVSGEDEEVIFRQQEIAAASEDSSTEEEEETDQKSKKAKGFSWRKKRFEHQSTATASEFRAPDELYPPRSYFARFFDDDLFQHIAEQTNLYSCQQIGASINTTLEELKSFVGIKLIMGVDNETSNPAQDRLCKVTPVLEHVRKKCLEIDSENQFSIDEMMVPYKGTKAGSLRQYLPSKPHHWGIKIFVRAGVSGIVYDFLTYTGKSTFGIAQGPVKEIGVGANVVVQLCKTIRNPSECVVYFDNFFTSLPLIVHLKESFGLRSLGTIRKNRLKGCILEDDRALLRQGRGSYDYRVDNEAEVAVVKWVDNKAVTLASSCAAVSPLKEVRRFSREKRRRVGVPCPNIVSQYNVHMGGVDLADMMVALYRTPAKSHRWYMCLFWQMADIAINNGWLLYRRDAKSLGMQKHKKLKTFRLEVADALINGGKKKGRPSKGREEDVPSPTRCIQRPTTPRPVADVRYDQVDHFPVFIDKGSTGMVTNEDTMGTVALTYRQ encoded by the exons ATGGCCGCCAGTGGTGCAGGACCTGCTTCCCAGAGG GGCATGACAGTTAGCTCTTTTTATGGCAAGGCGGGtacaaaaatgagagagaggatGAGAGTGATTGAGGAGATCCCAGCAAGCTCTTCAGACTCAGACTCAGACTCAGTCAGTGGTGAAGATGAGGAAGTCATTTTCAGGCAGCAAGAGATAGCGGCAGCAAGTGAGGATAGTTctactgaggaggaggaggagacggatCAAAAGTCCAAAAAAGCCAAGGGATTCAG ctggCGGAAGAAGAGGTTTGAGCACCAGTCAACAGCAACTGCCAGTGAATTCAGAGCACCTGATGAGCTGTATCCTCCTCGTAGCTACTTTGCCCGTTTTTTTGATGACGATCTGTTTCAGCATATTGCTGAACAGACAAATCTCTACAGTTGTCAACAAATTGGAGCCAGCATTAACACCACTTTGGAAGAGCTCAAGTCATTTGTTGGCATTAAGCTAATCATGGGAGTG GATAATGAAACATCGAACCCTGCCCAGGATCGGCTCTGCAAAGTCACACCAGTGCTGGAGCATGTAAGGAAGAAATGCCTGGAAATTGATAGCGAGAACCAGTTCTCCATAGACGAGATGATGGTCCCTTACAAGGGAACAAAGGCTGGGTCTCTCCGACAATATCTTCCAAGCAAACCTCACCATTGGGGTATCAAGATCTTTGTTCGAGCAGGTGTTTCTGGGATAGTGTATGATTTCCTCACATACACTGGAAAGAGCACATTTGGCATAGCACAGGGTCCTGTCAAAGAAATTGGAGTTGGAGCCAATGTTGTTGTTCAACTCTGCAAGACCATCAGGAACCCCTCAGAGTGTGTGGTCTATTTTGACAACTTTTTCACCTCTCTACCACTCATTGTGCACCTGAAGGAGTCCTTTGGCTTGCGAAGTCTGGGAACCATCCGCAAGAACAGGCTAAAGGGATGCATCCTTGAGGATGACCGTGCTCTGCTGAGGCAAGGAAGGGGCAGCTATGACTACAGGGTGGATAATGAGGCAGAAGTGGCTGTTGTAAAATGGGTTGACAACAAAGCAGTCACTCTAGCTAGCTCCTGTGCTGCTGTAAGCCCTCTTAAAGAAGTCAGACGATTCtccagagagaagagaagaagagttgGTGTTCCTTGCCCAAACATTGTGTCCCAATACAATGTCCACATGGGAGGAGTTGACCTTGCTGACATGATGGTGGCCTTGTACCGCACCCCTGCTAAATCACACCGGTGGTACATGTGCCTCTTTTGGCAAATGGCTGATATAGCCATCAACAATGGATGGCTGCTCTATCGCCGAGATGCCAAAAGCCTTGGTATGCAAAAGCACAAAAAGCTGAAGACATTCAGGTTGGAGGTTGCAGATGCCCTTATCAACGGtggaaagaagaagggaaggCCCTCCAAGGGAAGGGAGGAGGATGTGCCCAGTCCCACCAGGTGCATCCAAAGACCAACAACCCCAAGACCTGTGGCTGATGTCCGCTATGATCAAGTGGATCACTTCCCGGTTTTCATTGACAAGGGAAG CACAGGTATGGTGACCAATGAGGACACCATGGGCACTGTAGCCCTCACCTACAGACAATAA